The Vibrio kanaloae genome has a window encoding:
- a CDS encoding YcfL family protein yields MKKWLVSLAAVIALAGCADNTAGVRVDSLTQNVFFGDKVLGSRLMVEDIRTDQIDGHTRGIVRLNSNYKGDQHILYRFYWYDDAGLEVNLKQGPWKQAIVRGFESISLSEVSVNPKATQFRVQFREQ; encoded by the coding sequence ATGAAAAAGTGGTTAGTGAGCTTAGCAGCGGTTATAGCTCTAGCTGGTTGTGCTGATAATACAGCTGGCGTAAGGGTTGATAGCCTGACTCAGAACGTATTCTTTGGTGACAAGGTATTGGGCAGCCGTTTAATGGTTGAAGATATTCGCACCGACCAAATTGATGGTCATACACGAGGAATCGTTCGTTTAAACAGCAACTATAAAGGCGATCAACATATCCTCTATCGTTTCTATTGGTACGACGATGCAGGGCTTGAGGTCAACCTAAAACAAGGCCCTTGGAAGCAAGCGATTGTTCGTGGCTTTGAAAGTATTTCGTTGTCAGAAGTATCGGTAAACCCGAAGGCAACTCAGTTCCGAGTTCAGTTCCGAGAGCAGTAA